One stretch of Tepidibacter hydrothermalis DNA includes these proteins:
- a CDS encoding potassium channel family protein has protein sequence MKQYVVIGCGRFGTSVATTLYLLGHEVMTVDKNYDIVQGIADKVTHAVQADAIDENTMRSLGIRNFDVAVISIGADVQSSIMATLIAKELGVKHVLCKAQNELQAKVLYKIGADRVVFPERDMGVRVAHNLVSENVLDHIELDPNYSIVEIVTPSDWVGKSLMELDLRAKYGINVMAVKHNKDIDISPSPDAKFQNEDILVVIGENTKINKISAEDR, from the coding sequence ATGAAGCAGTATGTAGTAATAGGGTGTGGAAGATTTGGTACTTCTGTAGCTACAACATTATATCTTTTAGGACATGAGGTTATGACTGTAGATAAAAATTATGATATAGTACAAGGCATAGCTGATAAGGTAACTCATGCGGTACAAGCTGATGCTATTGATGAGAATACAATGAGATCTTTAGGTATTAGAAACTTTGATGTTGCAGTTATAAGTATAGGTGCTGATGTTCAGTCATCTATAATGGCTACATTAATAGCTAAAGAACTTGGAGTTAAACACGTGCTTTGTAAGGCTCAAAATGAGCTACAAGCAAAGGTACTTTACAAAATAGGAGCAGATAGAGTAGTGTTTCCTGAAAGAGATATGGGAGTTAGAGTGGCTCATAATCTAGTATCTGAGAATGTTTTAGATCATATAGAACTTGATCCTAACTATTCTATAGTTGAGATAGTAACTCCTAGTGATTGGGTAGGAAAAAGTCTTATGGAATTAGACTTGAGAGCTAAATATGGAATAAATGTTATGGCTGTAAAGCATAATAAAGATATAGATATATCGCCATCACCTGATGCAAAGTTCCAAAATGAAGATATATTGGTTGTTATAGGTGAGAATACTAAAATAAACAAAATAAGTGCAGAGGATAGATAA
- a CDS encoding TrkH family potassium uptake protein has translation MLGKYIRKKKRLSPAQIMVIGFAMIILIGAMLLNTTIATNSGEKIGFVNALFTSTSAVCVTGLVVVDTGTYWTLFGKVVIITLIQVGGLGFMSMATMFAILVRKKIYLHQRLLIQEALNQYDLSGLVRLTRHILIGTFVIEGIGAAILASVFIPKMGFAKGIGYGVFHAISAFCNAGFDLMGNFSSLTSYVDNITVNMVIMMLIILGGLGFPVIFDIMKKRKFSKFNLHSKIVISISSFLILFGFILFFAIEYSNPDTLGNLSFKGKVLGALFQSVTTRTAGFNTIDLAAMKDSSKFLTVIFMFIGGSPGSTAGGIKTTTIGVLFLAVIAFVKGKEDVEAFGRRISYTVVNKALGVIAIGISIVVVLTMTLSLTDTKFTFIHILFEAVSAYGTVGLSIFGSPNLTTAGKLLIALSMFAGRVGALTILFAISNRKKKNIIRYPEEKVIVG, from the coding sequence ATGTTAGGTAAATATATTCGAAAAAAGAAGAGATTATCTCCCGCTCAAATAATGGTTATCGGATTTGCGATGATAATATTAATAGGAGCTATGCTTTTAAATACTACTATTGCAACTAATAGTGGTGAAAAAATAGGATTTGTAAATGCCTTATTTACTTCTACGTCAGCTGTTTGTGTTACGGGTCTTGTTGTTGTAGATACAGGTACTTATTGGACCTTATTTGGTAAAGTAGTCATTATAACCTTAATACAGGTTGGAGGGCTTGGATTTATGAGTATGGCGACGATGTTTGCTATACTAGTGAGAAAAAAAATATATCTACACCAAAGACTTCTTATACAAGAAGCATTAAATCAATATGATTTATCAGGACTTGTAAGACTTACAAGACATATATTAATAGGAACTTTTGTAATAGAAGGTATAGGTGCTGCTATACTAGCTAGTGTATTTATACCTAAGATGGGATTTGCAAAAGGAATAGGATATGGAGTTTTTCATGCTATATCAGCTTTTTGTAATGCAGGCTTTGATTTGATGGGTAATTTTTCATCATTAACATCTTATGTTGACAATATTACTGTTAACATGGTAATAATGATGCTTATAATACTTGGTGGTTTAGGATTTCCTGTTATATTTGATATTATGAAGAAGAGAAAATTTTCGAAGTTCAATCTTCATTCTAAAATAGTAATATCTATAAGTTCTTTTTTAATATTATTTGGATTTATACTATTTTTTGCAATTGAGTATAGTAATCCTGATACTTTAGGAAATCTTTCTTTTAAAGGAAAAGTTTTAGGTGCGCTTTTTCAATCTGTAACAACAAGAACTGCTGGATTTAATACTATAGATCTTGCGGCTATGAAAGATAGTTCAAAGTTTTTAACTGTTATATTCATGTTTATTGGTGGTTCTCCTGGATCGACTGCAGGAGGTATAAAAACTACTACTATAGGAGTATTATTTCTTGCTGTAATAGCTTTTGTAAAAGGAAAAGAAGATGTTGAAGCATTTGGAAGAAGAATATCTTACACTGTTGTAAACAAAGCTTTAGGAGTTATTGCTATAGGAATTAGCATTGTTGTTGTTCTAACTATGACTTTAAGTTTAACTGATACAAAATTTACATTTATCCATATACTGTTTGAAGCTGTTTCTGCTTATGGAACGGTAGGGCTTAGTATTTTTGGTAGTCCTAATTTAACTACTGCGGGTAAATTATTAATAGCTTTATCTATGTTTGCAGGAAGAGTTGGAGCTTTAACTATATTATTCGCTATTTCGAATAGAAAGAAAAAAAATATTATAAGATATCCAGAAGAAAAAGTAATTGTTGGATAG
- a CDS encoding cation diffusion facilitator family transporter yields the protein MTYNTYYNNVKKILIFILILNLIVAFSKVFYGYYTNVSSMIADGIHSLGDSVSNIIGILAIYISSKPPDDTHPYGHEKFETLASIFISLLLFSMSFKIITSSYNKLLNPTLPTINIYNFIIMILTLIINFFVSTYEFHKGKELQSEILISDSIHTKSDIYVSISVLISLFTIKMGFIILDIIISFVISILIIKASFEILIPAIKVLSDGAMIDAKCIHDFVMKIDKVLYCNNIRTHGKENRIRVDLTIGVDKYLTLENTHILSHYIEDMVILEFNGVKEVIIHVEPCDNN from the coding sequence TTGACTTATAACACTTACTATAATAATGTAAAAAAAATATTGATATTTATATTAATATTAAATTTAATTGTTGCTTTTTCTAAAGTATTTTATGGATATTACACTAACGTATCAAGCATGATTGCAGATGGTATTCACTCTTTAGGTGATAGTGTATCTAATATAATAGGAATATTGGCTATATACATATCTTCTAAACCTCCTGATGATACACATCCTTATGGTCATGAAAAATTTGAAACACTAGCATCTATTTTCATATCTTTGTTATTATTTTCAATGTCATTCAAAATAATAACAAGTTCTTATAATAAATTATTAAATCCAACACTTCCTACTATTAATATATATAATTTTATAATAATGATACTTACATTAATTATTAACTTCTTTGTTTCAACTTATGAATTTCATAAGGGAAAGGAACTTCAAAGCGAAATACTAATATCAGACTCTATTCACACTAAAAGTGATATATATGTGTCTATATCAGTTTTAATAAGTTTATTTACTATAAAAATGGGGTTTATAATACTAGATATAATAATTTCTTTTGTAATATCCATACTTATAATAAAGGCATCTTTTGAGATATTGATTCCTGCAATAAAAGTATTGTCAGATGGTGCTATGATTGATGCTAAGTGCATACATGACTTTGTTATGAAAATCGATAAAGTTCTATATTGTAACAATATACGAACTCACGGAAAAGAAAACCGAATAAGAGTAGACCTTACTATAGGTGTGGATAAGTACCTCACTCTTGAAAATACACATATTTTATCTCATTATATAGAAGATATGGTTATACTTGAATTTAATGGGGTAAAAGAAGTAATAATACATGTTGAACCTTGTGATAATAATTAA
- a CDS encoding helix-turn-helix domain-containing protein, translating to MNKDIGKKIKTLRQSKAMTLKVLSEKSGLSIGFLSQLERGLTSVAIDCLENIASVLDVELTYFFSRQKNNDSVIMKSYEQEVSQVVNSKVVYYHLSQNIDDKVMLPKLVNVLPYEGDEEVTEYSHEGEEFIYVLEGILTLYVNNRKYVLHPEDCVHFNSSLNHNWVNHTNKNVKMLVVNTPNFLKKDNLK from the coding sequence ATGAATAAAGACATAGGAAAAAAAATAAAAACACTAAGGCAAAGTAAAGCTATGACGCTCAAAGTTTTAAGCGAAAAATCAGGATTATCTATAGGATTTTTATCTCAACTTGAGAGAGGATTGACAAGCGTTGCTATAGATTGTCTAGAAAATATAGCTTCTGTTTTAGATGTAGAATTGACTTACTTTTTCTCAAGACAAAAAAATAATGATTCTGTTATAATGAAAAGCTATGAGCAAGAAGTATCTCAAGTAGTAAATTCTAAGGTAGTTTATTACCATCTATCTCAGAATATAGACGATAAGGTTATGTTGCCTAAACTAGTAAACGTTCTTCCATATGAAGGTGATGAAGAGGTAACTGAATACTCTCACGAGGGAGAAGAATTTATATATGTATTAGAAGGCATCTTAACCCTTTATGTAAACAACAGAAAGTATGTACTTCACCCAGAGGATTGTGTTCATTTTAATTCTTCTCTAAATCACAATTGGGTAAACCACACAAATAAAAATGTAAAAATGCTTGTTGTAAACACACCTAATTTCTTAAAAAAAGATAACTTAAAATAA
- a CDS encoding L-serine ammonia-lyase, iron-sulfur-dependent, subunit alpha, whose product MIKEIPSIFNDVIGPVMRGPSSSHTAAALRIGKIARQMVKGNLTHVINDFNKDGSLATTYHGHGSDIGIAGGVLDFEANDSRLVNSLEEAKSAGVEVTFNIIDYKAEHPNTYKMTMKSDIDETVSLTAISVGGGMIEIQDVDGIEVSIKGDFYETLVFFDNVDCEILNKKCECIKGIINDFDYCTTSINNKKGLVVLKTQEEINKDVLDNIKNTSGALNIISLNPVLPTMSHKDCEVPFLTSEKMLEVAKKENLELWEAALLYESKRGNISKQEVFDKMKEIVNIMINSVEEGLKGTEYENRILGPQSWMIEEAQKQSKLIPGDVLNRIIASITAIMEVKSSMGAFVAAPTAGSCGGLPGTIIGTAMQLGKSVDEITKAMLAAGMIGIFIAEHATFAGEVGGCQAECGSGSGMAAAGLVQLVGGNIIQSVDAASMALQSVLGLACDPVGSRVEVPCLGKNVLAGTNALSSANMVLAGFDKVVPLDETVTAMDQVGKMIPVELRCTELAGLSIVETSKRINKKIN is encoded by the coding sequence ATGATTAAAGAAATACCTAGTATATTTAACGATGTAATAGGTCCTGTTATGAGGGGACCATCTAGTTCACATACAGCAGCAGCTTTGAGAATAGGTAAGATTGCAAGACAGATGGTTAAGGGAAATCTTACTCATGTTATAAATGATTTTAATAAAGATGGTTCACTTGCAACTACTTACCATGGCCATGGATCTGATATAGGAATTGCTGGTGGAGTATTAGATTTTGAAGCGAATGACTCAAGACTTGTAAATTCACTTGAAGAAGCTAAATCGGCTGGAGTTGAAGTTACATTCAATATAATAGATTATAAGGCAGAGCATCCTAATACTTACAAAATGACTATGAAGAGTGATATTGATGAGACTGTAAGTTTAACAGCTATATCTGTTGGCGGTGGAATGATAGAGATACAAGATGTAGATGGTATTGAAGTTTCTATAAAGGGAGATTTTTATGAAACGCTTGTATTTTTTGATAATGTAGATTGTGAAATACTTAATAAAAAATGTGAATGTATAAAAGGTATTATAAATGATTTTGACTATTGCACTACATCTATTAATAACAAAAAAGGTTTAGTAGTTCTTAAGACTCAAGAAGAAATTAATAAAGATGTATTAGATAATATAAAAAATACGAGTGGTGCTTTAAACATAATATCACTTAACCCTGTACTTCCTACTATGTCACATAAAGATTGTGAAGTTCCTTTTTTAACTAGTGAAAAAATGCTTGAAGTAGCTAAAAAAGAAAACTTAGAGTTATGGGAAGCAGCACTTTTATATGAAAGTAAAAGAGGTAATATATCAAAGCAAGAAGTATTTGATAAGATGAAAGAAATAGTTAATATAATGATAAATTCAGTTGAAGAAGGTCTTAAAGGAACAGAATACGAAAATCGTATATTAGGACCACAGTCATGGATGATAGAAGAGGCACAAAAACAGAGTAAGCTAATACCTGGAGATGTTTTAAATAGAATAATAGCATCTATAACAGCAATAATGGAAGTTAAAAGTTCTATGGGAGCTTTCGTAGCAGCACCAACTGCTGGATCGTGTGGAGGACTTCCTGGAACTATAATAGGAACAGCTATGCAATTAGGAAAAAGTGTAGATGAAATTACTAAAGCTATGTTAGCAGCTGGAATGATAGGAATATTTATAGCTGAGCATGCTACTTTTGCAGGTGAAGTTGGTGGTTGTCAAGCAGAGTGTGGATCAGGCTCTGGAATGGCAGCAGCGGGGCTTGTACAACTTGTAGGAGGAAATATTATACAATCTGTAGATGCGGCTTCAATGGCGCTTCAAAGTGTTTTAGGACTTGCATGTGATCCTGTTGGATCAAGAGTTGAAGTTCCGTGTCTTGGAAAGAATGTTTTAGCTGGTACTAATGCTCTTTCAAGTGCAAATATGGTTCTTGCTGGATTTGATAAAGTAGTTCCTCTTGATGAAACTGTTACAGCAATGGATCAAGTTGGTAAAATGATTCCTGTAGAACTTAGATGTACAGAACTTGCAGGATTATCAATTGTAGAAACATCAAAGAGAATAAATAAAAAAATAAACTAA
- a CDS encoding ornithine cyclodeaminase family protein produces the protein MLYLNEHDIKEAVSLDEIMDAIEKAFHIYEKDAFFMPDRIHIDKDQNTLLYMPCFSESIFGTKILTLFPDNPKKNEPVTNGLMLLNDRETGKPVCMINGASITAYRTGAVGGVGIRYTSPQNVKNLGVIGTGVQGFYQTLYACKARNFEKVTVFDAYSQKLPEFVLRLQKELPNVEIIAGDSSEEVVKNSDVIITATPSTEPVIPNDKELLKGKHFIAIGSYKPTMHEYPQAIFEIIENLYIDTEFATEESGDIITPLEEGWIKEAQIKPFIDLVNGKKLEEETTLFKSVGMGLFDVVVSELIYTKAKEKGLGQVINL, from the coding sequence ATGTTATACCTTAATGAACACGATATAAAAGAAGCTGTTTCACTTGATGAAATAATGGACGCTATAGAAAAGGCTTTTCATATATATGAAAAAGATGCGTTTTTTATGCCAGATAGAATTCATATAGATAAGGATCAAAATACATTATTGTATATGCCTTGTTTTAGTGAAAGTATATTTGGAACTAAAATATTAACTCTATTTCCGGATAATCCAAAAAAGAACGAACCTGTAACTAATGGACTTATGTTATTAAATGACAGAGAAACAGGAAAACCAGTATGCATGATTAATGGTGCGAGTATAACTGCTTATAGAACTGGAGCAGTTGGTGGTGTTGGAATAAGATATACATCTCCCCAAAATGTAAAGAATCTAGGAGTAATAGGAACAGGTGTACAAGGATTTTATCAAACTTTATATGCTTGTAAGGCTAGAAACTTTGAAAAGGTTACTGTATTTGATGCTTATTCTCAAAAGCTTCCAGAATTTGTTCTTAGACTTCAAAAGGAACTTCCAAATGTTGAGATTATAGCTGGAGATTCATCTGAAGAAGTTGTTAAAAACTCAGATGTTATAATTACAGCTACACCATCTACTGAACCTGTAATTCCAAATGATAAAGAATTATTAAAAGGAAAGCACTTTATAGCTATAGGGTCATATAAACCTACTATGCATGAATATCCACAAGCTATATTTGAGATTATAGAAAATTTATACATAGATACAGAATTTGCAACAGAGGAATCTGGAGATATAATAACTCCTCTTGAAGAAGGCTGGATAAAAGAAGCTCAGATCAAGCCTTTTATAGATCTAGTTAATGGTAAAAAATTAGAGGAAGAGACTACATTGTTCAAATCAGTAGGTATGGGATTATTTGATGTAGTTGTTTCAGAACTTATATATACAAAAGCAAAAGAAAAGGGATTAGGACAAGTTATTAATCTTTAA
- a CDS encoding ABC-2 transporter permease: MKNVFNKALLYKEVKSAKWITLIMVISIFTYKTMYLMNYERRLKILEHVRTPQLKPHLFNISFFSTNGDQVIMLLAVILLATILFKSERQTETYSFIASMPFKRKDIIKTKWFVGSCSIFISFFINAILISIIFHTKYKNIAIEDSSYIIFQWALINILTYISIFTMILFTQTLMGQNVAASIVGSIVMFFPTGLLEMIRQILRVNFIYSYWADSIGTKLVEFTPYFINTVSCTYIPSGNESDLYNNYFYEYQNYFTKIVVLIILIVLFYNLAIYIYKINKLENSGNLIMFSSLEPVFKWGFSICFGLFVATIVSSSFDGQNYKIITGSLLIIGSAAGYFISRKVVRSLSVS; encoded by the coding sequence ATGAAAAATGTATTTAATAAAGCTTTATTATACAAGGAAGTTAAAAGTGCAAAATGGATTACTTTAATTATGGTAATTTCTATATTTACATACAAGACTATGTATTTAATGAACTATGAAAGGAGGTTGAAAATATTAGAGCATGTAAGAACTCCTCAATTGAAGCCGCATTTATTCAACATATCATTTTTTAGTACTAATGGAGATCAAGTTATAATGCTATTAGCTGTTATTCTATTGGCTACTATTTTATTTAAAAGTGAAAGACAGACTGAAACTTATTCTTTTATAGCATCAATGCCTTTTAAAAGAAAGGATATAATAAAAACTAAGTGGTTTGTTGGAAGTTGTAGCATTTTTATTTCTTTTTTTATAAATGCTATATTAATAAGCATAATTTTTCACACTAAATATAAAAATATAGCTATAGAAGACTCCAGTTATATTATATTTCAGTGGGCACTTATAAATATATTGACTTATATAAGTATATTCACTATGATATTGTTTACCCAAACTCTTATGGGTCAAAATGTTGCAGCTAGTATAGTTGGAAGTATAGTTATGTTTTTCCCAACTGGACTTTTGGAAATGATTAGACAAATTTTAAGGGTTAATTTTATATATTCATATTGGGCTGATTCGATTGGAACAAAGCTAGTAGAGTTTACTCCATATTTTATAAATACAGTAAGTTGTACATATATACCTTCTGGTAATGAATCGGATTTATATAATAATTATTTTTATGAATATCAAAATTATTTTACAAAAATAGTAGTATTAATAATACTTATTGTATTGTTTTACAATTTAGCTATATATATTTATAAAATTAATAAGCTTGAAAATAGTGGTAACTTAATTATGTTTTCTTCTTTAGAACCTGTATTTAAATGGGGATTTAGTATATGTTTTGGCCTTTTTGTTGCAACGATAGTTAGTTCTTCGTTTGATGGCCAAAATTACAAAATTATAACAGGTAGTTTATTAATTATAGGAAGTGCTGCGGGGTATTTTATATCTAGAAAAGTTGTACGTTCTTTATCTGTTTCTTAG
- a CDS encoding ABC transporter ATP-binding protein, whose translation MIQIQNITKKIGNKMVLKDIELNIEKGSIFGLIGENGAGKTTLIKCLTGIYKVDVGSVKIDDEEVFENNKIKQKIGYVADQNNYFTYFKIEEIIEFYKRAYDKFSVERFERLNDIFKISKEKKIKDLSKGMKMQLSLMLNFSINPEVLILDEPTSGLDAVVKKKVIKILIDEVADNGTTVFISSHHLEEIERICDNIAIIENGEIKYVNSIENMKDSIKKLQVLFEEKAQDEIKTWDEVLCVESIGRITYIIVKDYSEELQLRLKDKGAKFIEEINLSLEDIFIYSVEEELENEKCI comes from the coding sequence ATGATACAAATTCAAAATATAACAAAAAAAATAGGAAATAAAATGGTACTTAAAGATATTGAATTAAACATTGAAAAAGGTAGTATATTTGGATTGATAGGTGAAAATGGAGCTGGAAAAACTACATTGATTAAGTGCTTAACAGGGATTTACAAAGTAGATGTAGGAAGTGTGAAAATAGATGATGAAGAGGTTTTTGAGAATAATAAAATAAAACAAAAGATAGGATATGTTGCAGATCAAAATAATTATTTTACTTATTTTAAGATAGAAGAGATAATCGAGTTTTACAAAAGAGCCTATGATAAGTTTTCCGTTGAAAGATTTGAAAGACTAAATGATATATTTAAAATATCTAAAGAAAAGAAAATTAAGGATTTATCTAAAGGGATGAAGATGCAACTATCACTTATGCTAAATTTTAGTATTAATCCTGAAGTTTTGATATTAGATGAGCCAACCTCTGGACTTGATGCTGTAGTTAAAAAGAAGGTTATAAAAATATTAATAGATGAGGTTGCTGATAATGGGACTACTGTATTTATATCATCGCATCATCTAGAAGAAATTGAGAGAATATGTGACAACATAGCAATAATCGAAAATGGTGAAATAAAGTATGTAAACTCTATTGAAAATATGAAAGACAGTATAAAAAAATTACAAGTATTATTTGAAGAAAAAGCTCAAGATGAAATTAAAACGTGGGATGAGGTATTATGCGTGGAATCTATAGGTAGAATAACTTACATAATAGTAAAAGACTACTCAGAAGAATTACAACTAAGACTTAAAGATAAAGGTGCTAAATTTATAGAAGAAATAAATTTGAGTTTAGAAGATATATTTATATACTCTGTAGAGGAGGAGTTAGAAAATGAAAAATGTATTTAA
- a CDS encoding GntR family transcriptional regulator, translating to MININSRSSKPIYEQIIDGIKENIMKKILRPNDKIPSVRELASMITANPNTVSRAYKELERQGFIVSIKGRGTYVADDYEPDVDYQKMKKIKGQIKNIIIDMHHMGIGESELIEIIKEVYLEIDKG from the coding sequence TTGATTAATATAAACAGTAGAAGTAGTAAACCTATATATGAGCAAATAATTGATGGAATCAAGGAAAATATAATGAAAAAAATATTAAGACCGAATGATAAAATACCATCTGTAAGAGAGCTAGCTTCTATGATTACAGCAAATCCAAATACTGTATCTCGTGCTTATAAGGAACTCGAAAGGCAGGGGTTTATAGTTAGTATAAAGGGAAGAGGAACCTATGTTGCTGATGATTATGAGCCTGATGTAGATTATCAAAAGATGAAGAAGATTAAAGGACAGATAAAAAATATCATAATAGATATGCACCATATGGGGATAGGCGAATCTGAACTTATAGAAATTATAAAAGAAGTTTATTTGGAAATAGATAAGGGGTGA
- the uppS gene encoding polyprenyl diphosphate synthase gives MRIPKHIGVIPDGNRRWAQNNGMSKEMGYDEGLNPGLELFRTCKKMGVKELTYYGFTVDNTKRPSVQTKAFTKACVDAVKMLENEDASLLVVGNHKSPMFPEELKEYTTRKDFGKADMKVNFLVNYGWNWDLGNLKFDETTTSRNKIIENINSKDISRLDLIIRWGGRRRLSGFLPVQSIYADFYVVDDYWPDFKPGHINEALNWYETQDVTLGG, from the coding sequence ATGAGAATTCCAAAACATATAGGGGTAATACCTGATGGTAATAGAAGATGGGCTCAAAATAACGGTATGAGTAAGGAAATGGGATATGATGAAGGGTTGAATCCTGGGCTTGAATTATTTAGAACTTGTAAAAAAATGGGTGTGAAAGAACTAACATATTATGGTTTTACAGTGGATAATACAAAAAGACCATCTGTTCAAACTAAAGCATTCACTAAAGCTTGTGTAGATGCTGTAAAGATGCTTGAAAATGAAGATGCTTCTTTATTGGTTGTAGGAAATCATAAATCACCTATGTTTCCAGAAGAATTAAAAGAATATACTACAAGAAAAGATTTTGGAAAAGCAGATATGAAGGTAAATTTCTTGGTGAACTATGGATGGAATTGGGATCTTGGAAATTTAAAATTTGATGAGACTACTACTAGTAGGAATAAAATAATAGAGAATATAAATTCAAAAGATATATCTAGACTAGACCTTATAATAAGATGGGGTGGTAGAAGAAGACTTAGTGGATTCTTGCCAGTTCAATCTATATATGCAGATTTTTATGTTGTTGATGATTATTGGCCTGATTTTAAACCGGGACATATAAATGAAGCATTGAATTGGTATGAAACTCAAGATGTAACTCTTGGTGGTTAA
- the thiS gene encoding sulfur carrier protein ThiS, producing the protein MIVNGDEMSFNKDMTVKDLILNLNLNTQTIVVEVNLNIIPKDQYESTSLHENDKVEIINFVGGG; encoded by the coding sequence ATGATTGTTAACGGAGATGAAATGTCTTTCAATAAAGATATGACAGTTAAGGACCTTATACTAAATCTTAATCTAAATACACAAACCATTGTAGTTGAAGTAAATTTAAATATAATCCCTAAAGATCAATATGAGAGTACAAGTCTTCACGAAAACGATAAGGTTGAAATAATCAATTTTGTTGGAGGTGGTTAA
- the thiF gene encoding sulfur carrier protein ThiS adenylyltransferase ThiF: MKIYVNKKKHDIKSNATAYNVRDSIKKDADVIILNGFIINKDTKLNESDDITLIKKGEQPSKEELEHLLVSRHTPNVHGKIKKAKVAIAGLGGLGSNIAVSLARIGIGKLLLFDFDVVEPSNLNRQQYFIKHIGMRKTDAIKDIIHQCNPFVDVYTQNIFIDKNNIKDTFKDVEIIVEAFDNPNSKATLVNTILSEMPEKKIVAASGLAGYFSSNSIITQKIKDNLYIVGDNKSESKPGCGLMAPRVGIAANHQANMVLRLILDEQEI, from the coding sequence TTGAAAATATACGTAAATAAAAAAAAGCACGACATAAAATCAAATGCCACCGCTTATAACGTTAGAGATTCTATAAAAAAAGATGCTGATGTAATAATATTAAATGGATTTATTATAAATAAAGATACAAAGCTTAATGAATCCGATGATATAACACTTATAAAAAAAGGTGAACAACCATCTAAAGAAGAATTAGAACATCTTTTGGTATCAAGGCATACTCCTAACGTTCATGGAAAAATAAAAAAAGCCAAAGTAGCAATCGCAGGTCTTGGCGGTCTTGGGTCTAATATAGCTGTATCACTAGCTAGAATAGGTATTGGGAAATTACTTTTATTTGATTTTGATGTAGTAGAACCTAGCAATCTAAATAGACAACAGTATTTTATAAAACATATTGGAATGAGAAAAACAGATGCTATTAAAGATATCATCCATCAGTGCAATCCATTCGTAGATGTTTATACACAAAATATATTTATAGATAAAAACAATATAAAAGATACATTTAAAGATGTTGAAATTATAGTAGAAGCATTCGATAATCCTAATTCAAAAGCAACTTTAGTAAACACTATTCTCTCTGAAATGCCAGAAAAGAAAATAGTCGCAGCTTCTGGATTAGCAGGATATTTTTCATCAAATTCAATAATCACTCAAAAAATAAAAGATAATTTATATATTGTTGGTGATAACAAATCAGAATCAAAGCCAGGATGCGGACTTATGGCTCCAAGAGTTGGAATCGCTGCTAATCATCAAGCTAATATGGTTTTAAGGCTTATTCTAGATGAACAAGAAATTTAA